The nucleotide window tttctaaaagaaaatcccatccactcccgctagcctctaggaacgcatgccaccagatggcgatgagattactttccctccctattagcGTTAAAGTGAACACGTACTGGCTGTGAATTATGTAAACTCAGGTGCCGCTACAGGGTAcacaattagcccttttcacgtgatgtcagacgaagcgttgctgggtatcctccggcatgtccagccgccaaatactacagaagaagaagaaaaagtattcatgggtttcatcaggtccctttccacaggtgtatacaatcaagcaccttgattatcaatgcagacagcatggtgcttgattgtatacacctgtggaaagggacctgatgaatgaatgtttcttcttcttcttcttcttcttctgtagtatttggcggctggacatgccggaggatacccagcaacgcttcgtctgacatcaccgtgaaaagggctaattagaCAACGAAGCCAGTTGACACAGGAGCCAGTTACCATGTAACAcatatcctgtcctgtctgcaCCGCCTGTTCTACTTTGTATAtgacattgcacttttctgctggTTAAATACAACTGCATTTcagtgtctttgtacttgtagtctgcacaatgacaataaagtttgaTCTAATGAAAGTTGAATCGTATTACTGGTGTATGTTAGCCTATTACCTtactgatattttatttttgcagcACTCCAGCAGCCTAGCACTTCACATCCTCCTTCAGACATTCTCTTAACAGATTACCAGATATGTAACCAGATCAGAGCTAAGAAACCTTTACCAGAAAATAGGTAGTCTCACCTCCTCCTTGGAGATGCCTGCCTGTTTTTTCCTGTTCCATTCGCTGTAATGGAGGCATGTGCCATTCCGGTCGAAGATGTACAGGTTGTGAACGGTCATCTGCAGAGGTGTAGGCTAATGTTACCAGATGATGCAGGCTATGGTGTTAAACCAGTGAATAAATTCAAATATGCCAATATACACAAAACGAATAGTGCGAATATGTGAGCAATTGGTTGGGGGTTTGCATGATCATGATTATAGTCATCTGATAAATAATCCCCGGTGACAAGTCTGTAATGTTAACCTGACAGCACTGAAAACCTGATACATACGTTCATACCATGTCGTCCCGAGAGGATTTTATTAACAAGCTATCACATTAAATATTATTAACAGCACTTTAATAGACAAGAAACAACGGTGTTTACCTCCGGTCTTCCTGAATCCTTTATTAGGCCCTTCAGGGAACAGCAATATTTATGCCTGCTTACATTGTGAGTAAAACAGCAATCGATGAAAAATATTTCTACACAATTTATGAGTTTATCAGTCATTTGAAGGTTTAATATAGAGAGTTTAATAGTGGGGAATATTGGATCTGTTAGAATTTCACCTCCAAATTTATTTTAGTTAGGCAGCACCCAGGGAAGCACCTTTGCCTAGGATATTTGCGTAGCATACAGGATGTTGCGTAAACTGCGTAGCGTTAGTGAAGTGTATACCAAGATGGCGGCGGCATCAATAATGGGTTTCTCACAGCATCTTTCTACTTCCAATGATTTAGTTCCAGATTGGACTTCCCGTGAAGTTAGCACAGGGGTAAGGAAATTGAACAGTAGTCACCTTGAAAAGTCGTTTAATTTATTTAAATTTCAATGTAAAAATGAGCATTTTACTCTCAACCCTATGCTGAATGAGACAGCAAAAGTGGACTAATGTTAGcagttagctaacgttagccagccATTGACGTTAATGTAGCTGTAGAAGCCTGTAGGTTAGTTTTATTGTTAGCACAGTAATCTGTTCGTGCAAGCTAACGTTATTGTGCGTACACGTCAAAGCACCACGAGATAAGCACGATAGCTAAGTAtatgttgtatgtgtttgttcaaTTCTCAACGTTCATGATGACCGCAGCACCGTTGCGTTTATCCAAAGCCATGGGCATGCATTCACCGTGACTGCAATcagttaacgttagcagctagttgGGTTAGGATAGCAACGTTTTTAAGTTATCTCCCTACTCAGCTAAAGAAATATGAGTTAGTTGACAAACTAAtacgggtttttttttcttctaaagaaTGATCTAATGTTATCCTTCCTTTGACTTCTAGACTACTATTATGGCAGTTGAATTTGACGGTGGAGTTGTAATGGGGGCTGACTCTAGGACCACCACTGGGTAAGTAGCCTAGTCATAATGTGGTTCATCTATTTACCATGTAAAATGCATGATTATATTAGTGTTTTataattgtttacacacactttGTGATAAGATATTGAACTCTGAATCACAGGCTCATAGTTGACAAATGGTTTTGCAGATTTGGGGTGGTACTTTTCTTTTTGAGGCACCGGTGACCATGATGTCCATGACAATCTCTCTTTTCATAGGGCATACATCGCAAATAGGGTAACAGATAAGCTAACCCCCATTCATGATCAAATCTTCTGCTGCCGATCTGGTTCCGCTGCAGACACTCAAGCCATTGCTGATGCAGTCACCTACCAATTGGGATTCCACAGGTATGGGCAAATACACTGTTGTTGATGCATGGTTTTTTAATCTCTTAAGCTGACTATCAGTGATCCATAATCATATCTTGTTTTCAGTATTGAGCTGGATGAGCCCCCGCTGGTCCAGACAGCTGCCAATCTCTTTAAAGACATGTGCTATAGGTACAGGGAAGAGTTGATGGCTGGGATCATTGTGGCTGGTTGGGACAAACGGAGGGGCGGACAGGTGTGTTGCCTtaaggggggattttttttttgtgtgtgtgcatttaaaataataatgatggcaataataataatagctgcTCATGTTTAACGCCTGGATGTGTCTTCAATTTGTGTCTATTTGCAGGTCTACACTGTCCCTGTTGGAGGGATGCTGACCAGGCAACCAGTGTCAGTGGGAGGATCTGGCAGTTCTTATATCTATGGATATGTAGACTCCAACTACAGAACTGGCATGAGCAAGGAGGAATGTTTACGTTTTGCAGCTGGAGGTGAGGGAGATGAAAGGAATAGAGGGATAAAGGTTGGCAGAGAATTGACTATTCTCTGTAGTCTTGATATAAGTGAAGAgatcagaggtgcgttcaagttcacgaaCATACAGCaatgcaacaatgcaattactgttagaatggaatgttaacaccaaatcgttcaaattgaactgttcaaagaaaacatgttcggcactgtttgccaaatttgaacacaCCTTTGTTTTATCTCTAGTGAAGAGCGGGAGTTGTGGAGTTAAAGGTATATTATGCAGTTTTGGGTATTTTTCCTGACTAGAGCTCCACCTAGAGTcgcaatatatttatatttcacttaaaaaaatccccaaagagctatatatacatacagtatatgtatgtatactgacAAGGTGATGTTTCACGATTCTTACAAGATGTCTTCGGGCCGACTATCCTTGTTCTCTCGGTAGCAACTCACTACGGCTATGTTGTATGGCTATGTTCGGTAAACGATTCCtctattacaagtttgtttaccatcaaattggcttcgtaaaggTTATATTGAGGTGAAAatattgcatagtgtacctttaaagtgCAAGCTTGAGGCTCTGTAAGCTTTTGCATAATGTAAAACCTTGACTGCCGTGCACAGTGTTCACTACTATTTTGCACTGAACCAGCAGCCAGCACAACGAAAGTCGCCTAGTGTCTGAAAGGAGCATTTCATGATGCCTCTTTTAACGCAAAATCCCTGCCATCTTTGTTCCACTGCAGCACTGTCCTTGGCCATGGAGAGAGATGGTTCCAGCGGGGGTGTGGTGCGATTGGCTGTCATCTCCGAGCAGGGTGTGGAGAGGCAGGTTATCCTGGGCAACCAACTGCCCAAGTTCTCCACTCTGTAATGCACACATGAACATCCATATTCATGCTTATGTGTTCAGTTACAAGTTACATTTGTTATGTCATTGCttgatttgtttaaaaaaagactTCTCATTAAAGTTGAGGaaaatttcctgactattaaa belongs to Sardina pilchardus chromosome 16, fSarPil1.1, whole genome shotgun sequence and includes:
- the psmb6 gene encoding proteasome subunit beta type-6 — protein: MAAASIMGFSQHLSTSNDLVPDWTSREVSTGTTIMAVEFDGGVVMGADSRTTTGAYIANRVTDKLTPIHDQIFCCRSGSAADTQAIADAVTYQLGFHSIELDEPPLVQTAANLFKDMCYRYREELMAGIIVAGWDKRRGGQVYTVPVGGMLTRQPVSVGGSGSSYIYGYVDSNYRTGMSKEECLRFAAGALSLAMERDGSSGGVVRLAVISEQGVERQVILGNQLPKFSTL